From one Thalassospira lucentensis genomic stretch:
- a CDS encoding anhydro-N-acetylmuramic acid kinase — protein sequence MTTGWIKAIGMMSGTSLDGVDAALIETDGVDVRRTGHAVFVPYSPELRERMRACFGNRSATNTEHVVADDLTLVHVDAINMLLDRASISPSEIGVIGFHGQTVFHEPASGITRQIGTPDMLAEKTGIPVVADFRLADVAAGGEGAPLAPVYHAALMKSAGVDMPVAVLNIGGVSNVTWIGPDEELLAFDCGPGNARIDDWMLRHTGTPVDLNGATAASGLPDPMIEVRFLEDPYFDRIPPKSLDREDMALRIDGLVAEAKLGVADGAATLAQCTVAAIVAGVNHLPEAPLQWFVCGGGRHNDYLMAQLNNRLGVPVRSVDELDWDGDAVEAECFGYLAVRHLCDLPLSFPGTTGVPEPCRGGKLYHSKKAA from the coding sequence ATGACAACCGGCTGGATCAAGGCCATCGGCATGATGAGCGGCACATCCCTTGACGGGGTGGATGCGGCATTGATTGAAACCGATGGCGTCGACGTCCGGCGCACCGGTCATGCCGTTTTCGTGCCGTATAGCCCCGAATTGCGCGAACGCATGCGCGCCTGCTTTGGCAATCGCAGTGCCACCAATACCGAACATGTCGTGGCCGACGATCTGACGCTTGTGCATGTTGATGCCATTAACATGCTGCTGGATCGTGCATCGATTTCACCATCTGAAATCGGTGTGATCGGATTTCATGGCCAGACCGTGTTTCATGAACCGGCATCGGGGATCACGCGCCAGATCGGCACACCCGATATGCTGGCCGAAAAAACCGGCATTCCGGTTGTCGCCGATTTCAGGCTGGCCGATGTTGCCGCCGGGGGTGAAGGCGCGCCGCTGGCGCCGGTTTATCATGCGGCACTGATGAAAAGTGCCGGTGTTGATATGCCCGTTGCGGTCCTTAATATCGGTGGCGTTTCCAATGTGACATGGATCGGCCCGGACGAAGAACTGCTGGCCTTTGATTGCGGCCCCGGCAATGCACGGATTGATGACTGGATGCTGCGCCATACCGGCACGCCGGTTGACCTGAATGGTGCAACCGCCGCATCCGGCCTGCCGGATCCGATGATCGAAGTCAGATTTCTCGAAGACCCGTATTTCGACCGCATCCCGCCCAAATCGCTTGATCGCGAGGATATGGCACTCCGCATTGATGGGCTGGTGGCCGAGGCAAAGCTTGGCGTTGCCGACGGGGCGGCAACACTGGCGCAATGCACGGTGGCGGCAATCGTCGCAGGCGTTAATCATCTGCCCGAAGCCCCCCTGCAATGGTTTGTCTGCGGGGGCGGGCGGCACAATGACTATCTGATGGCGCAATTAAACAACCGGCTCGGCGTGCCGGTGCGATCTGTCGATGAACTTGATTGGGATGGCGATGCGGTAGAGGCCGAATGTTTTGGCTATCTTGCCGTGCGCCACCTGTGCGATCTGCCGCTAAGCTTTCCGGGGACAACCGGTGTGCCGGAACCGTGCCGGGGTGGAAAGCTTTATCACAGCAAAAAGGCCGCCTGA
- the mnmA gene encoding tRNA 2-thiouridine(34) synthase MnmA, which yields MNSLGFDKAPKDTRVVVAMSGGVDSSAVAALLKSEGYDVVGITLQLYDMGANAPSRAKSCCAGRDIYDARKVAEDIDIPYYVLDYESRFREEVIDDFADSYMRGETPIPCVKCNQTVKFRDLLETAHDLGADCMATGHYVQRKLGANGHAELHRAADPNRDQSYFLFTTTQEQLDFLRFPLGHLMSKAETRALAAKFGLEVADKPDSQDICFVPDGKYARLVEKLRPEAGEPGQIVDLDGNLLGDHRGLIHYTIGQRRGLNIGGTAEPLYVVKLLPETRQVVVGPKSALAIQMVYVKELNWLDGDAIDPNGVEVEVKLRSAMAPAPATIYPEGPGAARIELHDPQFGIAPGQAGVFYVGDRVMGGGWITRQELLAAHAPTAA from the coding sequence ATGAACTCTCTTGGCTTTGACAAAGCCCCGAAAGATACCCGCGTGGTTGTTGCCATGTCGGGCGGGGTCGATAGCTCCGCCGTTGCGGCCCTTCTGAAATCCGAAGGCTATGACGTGGTCGGCATTACCCTTCAGCTTTACGATATGGGGGCCAATGCGCCGTCACGCGCCAAATCCTGCTGTGCCGGGCGCGATATCTATGATGCGCGCAAGGTGGCCGAGGATATCGACATTCCCTATTACGTGCTCGATTACGAATCACGCTTCCGCGAAGAAGTGATCGATGATTTTGCCGACAGCTATATGCGCGGCGAAACCCCGATCCCGTGCGTGAAATGCAATCAGACGGTCAAATTCCGCGATCTGCTGGAAACCGCACATGACCTTGGCGCCGATTGCATGGCGACGGGCCATTACGTGCAGCGCAAACTCGGTGCCAACGGCCATGCCGAACTGCACCGTGCGGCCGATCCCAATCGTGATCAAAGCTATTTTCTGTTCACCACGACGCAGGAACAGCTCGATTTCCTGCGCTTCCCGCTGGGCCATCTGATGAGCAAGGCCGAAACCCGTGCGCTTGCCGCCAAATTCGGCCTTGAAGTGGCCGACAAGCCCGACAGTCAGGACATCTGCTTTGTCCCGGATGGCAAATATGCCCGTCTGGTCGAAAAGCTCCGCCCCGAAGCCGGTGAACCGGGCCAGATCGTTGATCTGGATGGCAATTTGCTGGGCGATCATCGCGGCCTGATCCATTACACCATCGGCCAGCGGCGCGGTCTTAACATCGGCGGCACGGCCGAACCGCTTTATGTCGTCAAACTCCTGCCCGAAACCCGGCAGGTCGTGGTCGGCCCGAAATCGGCGCTTGCGATCCAGATGGTCTATGTCAAGGAACTGAACTGGCTTGATGGCGACGCGATTGATCCGAACGGGGTCGAGGTCGAAGTCAAACTGCGTTCCGCCATGGCACCGGCCCCGGCCACCATCTACCCCGAAGGGCCGGGCGCTGCCCGCATCGAACTGCACGACCCGCAGTTTGGCATCGCACCGGGGCAGGCGGGCGTTTTCTATGTCGGCGACCGGGTGATGGGCGGCGGCTGGATCACCCGTCAGGAACTTCTGGCGGCTCATGCCCCGACGGCGGCCTGA
- a CDS encoding ferredoxin family 2Fe-2S iron-sulfur cluster binding protein has translation MPKIVFVEPDGTEKEFDVADGLSVLEAAHKNGIDLEGACEGSLACSTCHVVVDDSWFDKLDEPSEDEEDMLDLAFGLTETSRLGCQIIMSDELDGLRVMLPSATRNMMVDK, from the coding sequence ATGCCTAAGATCGTTTTTGTTGAACCCGATGGCACCGAAAAGGAATTTGACGTTGCCGACGGTCTGTCCGTTCTGGAAGCTGCCCACAAGAATGGCATCGACCTTGAAGGTGCCTGCGAAGGATCACTCGCTTGCTCGACCTGCCATGTCGTTGTTGACGATAGCTGGTTTGACAAGCTCGACGAGCCAAGCGAAGACGAGGAAGACATGCTCGACCTCGCATTCGGCCTGACCGAGACCTCGCGCCTTGGCTGCCAGATCATCATGAGCGACGAGCTCGACGGGCTTCGCGTCATGCTGCCGTCTGCCACGCGCAACATGATGGTCGACAAGTAA
- a CDS encoding cysteine desulfurase family protein: MTNPVYLDYNASAPLCHEARQAMHAAMEVAGNPSSVHASGRAARKIVDHARRRIADLVGGDAERVIFTSGGTEANNLALNGLEDVTVFTSAVEHPSVIEARSDAKRIPVDANGVIDLAALEIMLKAASDAGQKVLVSVMLANNETGVIQPVAKVGLLAREYGAKVHCDAVQALGRMPVDMGQLLVDMVSISAHKIGGPKGVGALAIAPGVMLVPQIRGGGQEKYRRGGTENTIGIAGFGAAAERCETTRSKMDDIRDLRDRLETVLASEAPELLIAGKGTDRLVNTSCLILPGMPGETQVMAMDLAGIAISSGSACSSGKVRESHVLKEMGVTDAGSAIRVSLGLETTNDEIDTFIRVWSRMRGNAVRKKSARHAA; this comes from the coding sequence ATGACCAACCCGGTTTACCTTGATTACAACGCAAGCGCGCCGTTGTGCCACGAAGCACGGCAGGCAATGCATGCGGCGATGGAAGTCGCGGGTAACCCGTCATCGGTTCATGCATCCGGCCGTGCAGCGCGCAAGATCGTCGATCATGCCCGTCGCCGGATCGCCGATCTGGTTGGTGGTGACGCCGAACGCGTGATTTTCACAAGCGGCGGTACCGAGGCCAACAATCTGGCCCTGAACGGGCTTGAGGATGTCACCGTATTTACCAGTGCGGTCGAACATCCCTCGGTGATCGAGGCACGGTCTGATGCGAAACGCATTCCGGTTGATGCCAATGGCGTCATTGATCTGGCCGCTCTTGAAATCATGCTGAAAGCCGCATCCGATGCCGGGCAAAAGGTTCTGGTTTCGGTGATGCTGGCCAACAATGAAACCGGCGTCATTCAGCCGGTGGCTAAAGTCGGCCTGCTGGCGCGTGAATATGGTGCAAAGGTCCATTGCGATGCCGTTCAGGCATTGGGCCGCATGCCGGTCGATATGGGCCAGCTTCTGGTCGATATGGTGTCGATTTCGGCCCACAAGATCGGCGGCCCCAAAGGTGTCGGTGCCTTGGCGATTGCGCCCGGTGTGATGCTGGTGCCGCAAATCCGCGGCGGCGGGCAGGAAAAATACCGACGGGGTGGTACGGAAAATACCATCGGGATCGCAGGCTTTGGTGCCGCGGCCGAACGGTGCGAAACCACCCGGTCGAAAATGGACGACATCCGCGATCTGCGTGATCGTCTGGAAACGGTTTTGGCATCAGAAGCCCCCGAACTTCTGATCGCCGGAAAAGGAACGGATCGACTGGTCAATACCAGTTGCCTGATCCTGCCGGGCATGCCGGGGGAAACCCAGGTGATGGCCATGGATCTTGCAGGGATTGCGATCAGTTCGGGATCAGCCTGTTCATCAGGCAAGGTACGTGAAAGCCACGTATTGAAGGAAATGGGGGTTACCGATGCCGGATCGGCCATAAGGGTCAGTCTGGGACTGGAAACCACCAATGACGAGATTGATACATTTATCCGCGTTTGGAGCCGGATGCGGGGCAATGCAGTGCGTAAGAAAAGTGCGCGCCACGCTGCCTGA
- a CDS encoding Rrf2 family transcriptional regulator, with protein sequence MKLSTKGRYAVMAMVDLADSSRDRPVALADIADRQEISLSYLEQLFGKLRKGGLVRSVRGPGGGYLLARTAEDTRIADVILAVDEPIRATRCKSGSPKGCKSNQGRCLTHELWEELGNQIYLYLASVSLADVVDRRVSGSTRMFEPRTTKIKEPSQVAAQ encoded by the coding sequence GTGAAGCTGAGTACAAAAGGCCGCTATGCCGTGATGGCGATGGTCGATCTCGCTGATAGCAGCAGGGACCGGCCGGTCGCGCTTGCCGATATTGCGGACCGTCAGGAAATATCCCTGTCCTATCTGGAACAGCTTTTTGGCAAATTGCGCAAAGGCGGGCTTGTCCGTTCCGTGCGTGGTCCGGGTGGCGGTTATCTGCTGGCCCGCACCGCCGAGGATACCCGGATTGCCGATGTGATCCTCGCTGTTGACGAGCCGATCCGCGCAACCCGGTGCAAATCGGGATCGCCAAAGGGCTGCAAATCCAATCAGGGCCGGTGTCTGACCCATGAATTGTGGGAAGAACTTGGCAACCAGATTTATCTTTATCTGGCCTCTGTCAGTCTGGCCGACGTTGTGGATCGCCGTGTTTCCGGATCGACCCGGATGTTTGAACCGCGGACCACGAAAATCAAAGAGCCGAGCCAGGTTGCAGCCCAGTAA
- the iscX gene encoding Fe-S cluster assembly protein IscX yields MRWTDIQDIAIELEEAHPDKDNVNLRYTDLHKWICELDGFDDDPAKSNEKILEAIQMAWIDERDD; encoded by the coding sequence ATGCGCTGGACAGATATTCAGGATATCGCGATCGAGCTTGAAGAAGCCCATCCCGACAAGGATAACGTCAATCTGCGTTACACCGATCTGCATAAATGGATCTGTGAACTTGACGGCTTTGACGACGATCCCGCGAAATCGAACGAGAAGATCCTCGAAGCCATCCAGATGGCATGGATCGATGAACGCGACGATTAG
- the tenA gene encoding thiaminase II yields MTDTFTDIIPAQSLFGRLRANAPDAWQSYVCHDFVKQLGNGTLPEAAFKHYLIQDYLFLIQFARAYALATYKADDLRAMRQFSGTVHAILDMEMSLHLDFCKGWGLTEADIVAEPESRACITYTRYVLDCGGRGDVVDLQVALMPCMVGYAEIANRLMASSDTRLDGNPYRAWIEMYASTEFQDVAKAEIDLLEHTAQTRGGDARIAGLTAIFARASRLEADFWQMGLDLAK; encoded by the coding sequence ATGACCGATACCTTCACCGATATCATCCCGGCCCAAAGCCTGTTTGGCCGACTGCGCGCCAACGCCCCCGATGCATGGCAAAGCTATGTCTGCCACGACTTCGTCAAACAGCTTGGCAATGGAACCCTGCCAGAGGCCGCCTTTAAGCACTACCTCATTCAGGATTACCTGTTCCTGATCCAGTTTGCGCGTGCCTATGCACTTGCGACCTATAAGGCCGATGATCTCCGTGCCATGCGCCAGTTTTCCGGCACCGTGCATGCGATCCTTGATATGGAAATGAGCCTTCATCTCGACTTCTGCAAAGGCTGGGGCCTGACGGAGGCCGATATCGTGGCCGAACCGGAATCCCGCGCCTGCATCACCTATACCCGCTATGTGCTCGATTGCGGCGGGCGTGGCGATGTGGTTGATCTTCAGGTCGCCCTGATGCCCTGTATGGTTGGCTATGCCGAAATCGCAAACCGCCTGATGGCAAGTTCTGATACAAGGCTCGACGGAAATCCGTACCGCGCCTGGATCGAGATGTATGCCTCGACCGAATTCCAGGACGTGGCAAAGGCCGAAATCGATCTTCTGGAACATACCGCGCAAACCCGCGGGGGGGATGCACGGATCGCGGGCCTCACGGCAATCTTCGCCAGGGCAAGCCGCCTTGAAGCCGATTTCTGGCAGATGGGGCTTGATCTGGCAAAATAG
- a CDS encoding alpha/beta hydrolase, whose protein sequence is MPEVIFNGPEGRLEGRYHHNGADDSPIALILHPHPQQGGTMNNKLCFNMFNMFKDRGYSVMRFNFRGVGRSQGVYDQGIGELSDAASALDWMQTYNANARATWVAGYSFGSWIGMQLLMRRPEIDGFISVAAPASEYDFTFLAPCPSSGIMIHGSHDTNIPLSSVNKLADKLNAQKGIEVDMCTIEGADHYFAKQQDEVIKKTVAYLDKRNA, encoded by the coding sequence ATGCCTGAGGTCATTTTTAACGGCCCCGAAGGCCGCCTTGAAGGTCGCTATCACCACAATGGCGCAGACGATTCGCCCATTGCGCTTATTCTTCATCCGCACCCCCAGCAAGGCGGAACGATGAACAACAAGCTGTGCTTTAACATGTTTAACATGTTCAAGGATCGCGGGTATTCGGTCATGCGTTTCAATTTCCGCGGTGTCGGACGCTCGCAGGGCGTTTATGACCAGGGGATCGGCGAATTGTCGGATGCGGCATCCGCACTCGACTGGATGCAGACCTATAACGCCAATGCCCGCGCAACCTGGGTTGCCGGTTATTCGTTCGGTTCGTGGATCGGCATGCAGCTTTTGATGCGCCGCCCGGAAATCGACGGCTTTATTTCGGTCGCAGCCCCGGCCAGTGAATATGACTTCACCTTCCTAGCCCCCTGCCCGTCATCCGGGATCATGATCCACGGGTCGCACGATACCAACATTCCGCTGTCCTCGGTCAACAAGCTTGCCGACAAGCTGAATGCCCAGAAAGGCATCGAGGTTGATATGTGCACCATCGAAGGTGCCGATCATTACTTTGCCAAGCAGCAGGACGAAGTGATCAAGAAAACGGTCGCCTATCTGGACAAGCGCAACGCGTAA
- the hscB gene encoding Fe-S protein assembly co-chaperone HscB — MSNTGTSETRTAEQPQHKVCWSCKGPVEASALFCDTCNAIQPPGQLDHFTRFGLERTFLIDVDAIEATYLKQQQLLHPDRFASKSAREQALSSQQAATLNGAFETLKNPVARAEYLMRLAGHEPEGGEGHTVNDPELLMEAMEMREALHDADDRNAVDTMIKDTRKAARACEKDVAEALEQNAYDRAKKLTTRLRYLMKMTEEARAKKSRLAAA, encoded by the coding sequence GTGAGCAACACCGGTACCTCAGAAACGCGCACCGCAGAACAGCCGCAGCATAAAGTCTGCTGGTCCTGCAAGGGCCCGGTCGAGGCATCAGCCCTGTTTTGCGATACCTGCAATGCCATCCAGCCCCCCGGCCAGCTTGACCATTTCACACGCTTTGGCCTGGAACGTACCTTTCTGATCGATGTTGATGCGATCGAGGCAACGTATCTCAAGCAGCAGCAGTTGCTTCATCCCGACCGCTTCGCATCGAAATCCGCCCGCGAACAGGCCCTGTCGTCACAGCAGGCCGCAACCCTTAACGGCGCGTTCGAAACCCTTAAAAATCCGGTGGCGCGTGCGGAATACCTTATGCGTCTGGCGGGTCACGAACCCGAAGGCGGCGAGGGGCACACGGTCAACGATCCGGAGCTTCTGATGGAAGCCATGGAAATGCGCGAGGCCCTGCATGATGCCGATGATCGCAATGCGGTCGACACCATGATCAAGGATACCCGCAAGGCTGCCCGCGCGTGTGAAAAGGACGTCGCCGAGGCGCTTGAACAGAACGCATATGACCGGGCCAAAAAACTGACAACCCGGCTTAGATACCTGATGAAAATGACCGAGGAAGCGCGCGCGAAGAAATCGCGTCTTGCCGCCGCCTGA
- the iscU gene encoding Fe-S cluster assembly scaffold IscU, producing MAYSEKLIDHYENPRNVGSMDKNETSVGTGLVGAPACGDVMKLQIKVTADGIIEDAKFKTFGCGSAIASSSLITEWVKGKSLDEAGSIKNSQIAEELALPPVKIHCSILAEDAIKAAIADYKTKNGQGEVEAAE from the coding sequence ATGGCTTATAGTGAAAAGCTGATCGACCATTACGAAAACCCGCGCAATGTCGGTTCGATGGACAAGAACGAAACGTCTGTCGGTACCGGTCTGGTCGGTGCACCGGCCTGTGGCGACGTCATGAAACTGCAGATCAAGGTGACCGCAGACGGGATCATCGAAGATGCAAAGTTCAAGACGTTCGGTTGCGGTTCGGCCATTGCGTCAAGCTCGCTGATCACCGAATGGGTCAAGGGCAAGTCGCTTGACGAAGCCGGTTCGATCAAGAACTCGCAGATTGCCGAAGAACTGGCTTTGCCGCCGGTCAAGATTCACTGCTCGATCCTGGCAGAAGATGCCATCAAGGCAGCGATCGCCGACTACAAAACCAAAAACGGTCAGGGCGAAGTCGAAGCTGCTGAATAA
- the hscA gene encoding Fe-S protein assembly chaperone HscA yields the protein MALLKIHEPGQTPLPHEDERQLAVGIDLGTTNSVVAISNDEKPEVLRDTSGGNAIVPSVVYYGAGADPVVGEAARDQINDNADRVVSSVKRLMGRGIADVKSIAGTLPYHVEVPSEDAAKSGEPMMVRLNVGDRVLTPVEVSADILRALRARAEESLGKPVEKAVITVPAYFDDGARTATKDAARLAGIEVLRLVNEPTAAALAYGLDNGAEGLYAVYDLGGGTFDISLLKMQTGVFQVKATGGDAALGGDDFDHAIAEHLLAERKSGGTTDDLDASDAKRLLKTARKVKEALTDADSTEITVSLGGAETTHTVTRAAFDAMIAKLVSRTIAITEQVLDDADILADDVKGVVLVGGSTRVPAVRRAVADLFEQDPLSDIDPDEVVALGAALQAEALTGGSDNLLLDVTPLSLGLETMGGIVEKVIDRNTPIPVAKAQEFTTYQDGQSAMMIHVVQGEREMVDQCRSLARFALTGIPSMAAGAARIKVTFNVDADGLLTVSAREETTGTEQEVAVKPTYGINELDMANMLRESMVHAREDMEMRLLTEARVEARRNVLAVQAAMNADRALLTPEDEDNIAGAIAKLEAAMSGEDRDLINEQAEALEDASRPFAEARMDARIRQALAGRNVDQVN from the coding sequence ATGGCTTTGCTAAAGATCCACGAACCGGGCCAGACGCCGCTGCCCCACGAAGATGAACGCCAGCTTGCGGTTGGTATCGATCTGGGCACGACGAACTCCGTCGTCGCGATCTCGAACGATGAAAAACCCGAAGTGCTTCGCGATACATCCGGTGGAAATGCCATCGTGCCCTCCGTCGTCTATTATGGCGCGGGGGCTGATCCCGTGGTGGGCGAGGCCGCCCGTGATCAGATCAACGATAATGCCGATCGCGTCGTATCGTCGGTCAAACGCCTGATGGGGCGTGGCATTGCCGATGTCAAATCGATTGCCGGCACGCTGCCCTATCATGTCGAAGTCCCGTCTGAGGACGCCGCAAAATCGGGCGAACCGATGATGGTGCGGCTGAATGTCGGCGACCGCGTCCTGACCCCGGTGGAAGTTTCCGCCGATATCCTGCGTGCATTGCGTGCACGTGCCGAGGAAAGCCTTGGCAAGCCGGTCGAAAAGGCGGTCATCACCGTTCCGGCCTATTTCGATGATGGCGCGCGCACCGCGACCAAGGATGCCGCCCGTCTCGCCGGGATCGAAGTCCTGCGTCTGGTGAACGAGCCAACCGCGGCCGCCCTTGCCTATGGCCTCGATAACGGCGCCGAAGGCCTTTATGCCGTTTACGATCTTGGCGGCGGCACGTTCGATATTTCCCTGCTTAAAATGCAGACAGGCGTCTTCCAGGTGAAGGCAACCGGCGGCGATGCCGCCCTTGGCGGTGATGATTTCGATCACGCCATTGCCGAACATCTGCTGGCCGAACGTAAAAGCGGCGGCACCACCGATGATCTGGATGCGTCGGATGCCAAACGCCTGCTTAAAACCGCGCGCAAGGTCAAGGAAGCCCTGACCGATGCCGATAGCACCGAAATCACCGTTTCGCTCGGTGGCGCGGAAACCACCCACACGGTTACCCGTGCCGCGTTTGATGCGATGATCGCCAAACTGGTATCGCGCACGATTGCGATCACCGAACAGGTCCTTGATGACGCCGATATTCTGGCCGATGACGTCAAGGGTGTCGTGCTGGTCGGTGGCTCCACCCGTGTGCCTGCCGTGCGTCGTGCGGTTGCCGATCTGTTTGAACAGGACCCGCTTTCCGATATCGACCCGGACGAAGTCGTCGCCCTTGGCGCTGCCCTTCAGGCAGAGGCCCTGACGGGCGGCTCCGACAACCTTCTGCTTGATGTCACGCCGCTGTCGCTGGGTCTTGAAACCATGGGCGGGATTGTCGAAAAGGTCATTGACCGTAACACCCCGATCCCGGTCGCCAAGGCACAGGAATTCACCACCTATCAGGATGGTCAGTCGGCCATGATGATCCATGTGGTGCAGGGCGAACGCGAAATGGTTGATCAGTGCCGCTCGCTTGCGCGCTTCGCCCTGACCGGCATTCCGTCAATGGCGGCTGGTGCTGCACGCATCAAGGTGACGTTTAATGTCGATGCCGACGGCCTTCTGACCGTATCGGCACGTGAAGAAACCACCGGCACCGAACAGGAAGTCGCCGTCAAGCCGACCTATGGCATTAACGAGCTTGATATGGCCAACATGCTGCGCGAAAGCATGGTTCATGCCCGCGAGGATATGGAAATGCGCCTCCTGACCGAGGCCCGGGTCGAGGCACGGCGCAATGTGCTTGCCGTACAGGCCGCAATGAATGCCGACCGCGCCCTTCTGACGCCGGAGGACGAAGACAATATCGCAGGCGCGATTGCCAAACTCGAAGCCGCCATGTCGGGCGAGGATCGCGACCTTATCAACGAACAGGCCGAGGCCCTGGAAGACGCATCGCGTCCCTTTGCCGAGGCCCGTATGGACGCCCGTATCCGTCAGGCCCTTGCCGGTCGCAATGTCGATCAGGTGAATTAG
- the cysE gene encoding serine O-acetyltransferase, whose amino-acid sequence MFKLIRQEIDAMIARDPAARSRWEVVISYPAFHAIMGYRGTNWLWKRGFRLTARFLSQILRWLTGIEIHPGATIGKRFFIDHGMGVVIGETAEIGDDVTLYQGVTLGGTSPSVNSDGQRGLKRHPTLEDGVIVGSGAQILGPFIVRKNARVGGNAVVLSEVPEGATVVGIPARIVRREKDDRFCAYGTPLGDLPDPVARALEELGREVQTLRNQVAALEADKAGAAAGADKPAKPRIVAASE is encoded by the coding sequence ATGTTCAAGCTAATTCGTCAGGAAATAGACGCGATGATCGCCCGTGATCCTGCGGCGCGTTCCCGCTGGGAAGTCGTGATCAGCTATCCGGCGTTTCATGCAATCATGGGATATCGTGGCACAAACTGGCTGTGGAAGCGCGGTTTTCGTTTAACCGCACGCTTCCTGTCGCAGATTTTGCGCTGGCTGACCGGGATCGAAATTCACCCCGGTGCGACCATCGGCAAACGTTTCTTCATCGACCACGGCATGGGTGTCGTGATTGGTGAAACCGCCGAGATTGGCGATGATGTGACGCTTTATCAGGGGGTAACCCTTGGCGGGACATCGCCAAGTGTGAACAGTGACGGCCAGCGTGGGCTGAAACGTCACCCGACGCTTGAAGATGGTGTGATTGTCGGTTCTGGCGCGCAGATCCTTGGTCCGTTCATTGTTCGCAAGAATGCGCGTGTTGGTGGCAACGCCGTCGTGCTGTCCGAAGTCCCCGAAGGTGCGACCGTGGTCGGTATCCCCGCCCGCATCGTACGTCGGGAAAAAGATGATCGTTTCTGTGCCTATGGCACGCCGCTGGGCGACCTGCCCGATCCGGTTGCCCGCGCTCTTGAAGAACTGGGCCGCGAAGTCCAGACGCTGCGCAATCAGGTTGCCGCCCTCGAAGCCGACAAGGCAGGCGCTGCTGCCGGTGCGGATAAACCGGCAAAGCCGCGGATTGTCGCGGCATCCGAATGA